A stretch of the Leptospiraceae bacterium genome encodes the following:
- a CDS encoding lysoplasmalogenase — protein sequence MKHLTTKKQFSDTTSMRLIQFFIPLVFLHILTLIFFRGEWGLTLTTKLLPMFVLIYLVGKNYGSLEKGQRLFLYGLLFSTVGDTVLSEPFTLFIAGLISFLIAHLFYIFAFSRSSSLHLVRSIPFYLLGGVLGYFLFPLIAPEMKIPVFIYGFALTTMGWRIASRNSDSKSLWVGISGAILFIISDSIIGFSQLAHIAIPNSTVLIMITYYLAQYLLFKSFTLSKGNGGTHDIIK from the coding sequence GTGAAACATCTCACGACAAAGAAACAATTTTCCGATACTACAAGTATGAGACTAATCCAATTTTTTATTCCGCTTGTTTTTTTACATATATTGACTCTTATCTTCTTTCGCGGAGAATGGGGATTAACCTTAACTACAAAACTTCTGCCGATGTTTGTATTAATTTATTTAGTCGGGAAGAATTACGGAAGCTTAGAGAAGGGGCAGAGACTTTTTCTTTATGGACTTCTTTTTTCTACCGTAGGTGATACCGTATTGAGTGAGCCGTTTACTCTATTTATTGCTGGATTAATTTCTTTTTTAATAGCTCATCTTTTTTATATATTTGCCTTTAGCCGCAGTTCTTCTCTTCATCTGGTTCGATCTATTCCATTTTATTTACTCGGTGGTGTCCTTGGATATTTTTTATTTCCTCTAATAGCACCTGAAATGAAAATTCCTGTTTTTATTTATGGATTTGCTTTGACTACCATGGGCTGGCGAATTGCTTCTAGAAATTCCGATTCTAAGTCTTTGTGGGTTGGAATTTCCGGTGCAATTCTATTTATCATCTCCGATTCTATCATTGGTTTCTCTCAGCTTGCTCATATAGCGATTCCAAATTCTACTGTCTTAATCATGATTACTTATTACTTGGCTCAATATTTACTTTTTAAGTCTTTTACATTAAGTAAAGGGAATGGGGGCACGCACGATATCATTAAGTGA
- the glpK gene encoding glycerol kinase GlpK → MKNYIIGIDAGTTGIRTFCFDTKGKVISVAYEEFKQIFPKAGWVEHNALEIWQKTEKLILQAIKKGKLNPKNAICIGITNQRETTVLFDKKTGKPVYNAIVWQCRRTSEICTDLKAKGLESDFRNRTGLVLDAYFSGTKIKWILDNVGGARDKANRGELLFGTIDTWLLYKLTKGKSHMTDHTNASRTLIYNIKDKKWDVDLLNILNIPASILPETHTSRYEFGKTEGVKGLPDGIPITALVGDQQGALFGQLCTEVGEAKNTYGTGCFLLFNIGNDFQISKNGLITTLACGPEGNTVYALEGSVFIGGAVIQWLRDYMKFFKDSKDTFKIVKSLKHEDDIVFVPAFAGLGAPHWDMNARGALYGITRDTNQAQIVRAALKSIALQSYELVSAMENDTGKALKILKVDGGATNNEYLMQYQADIIGKKVQRPDNVDTTVLGAAYLAGLESKVFSSVESLKAMNKKFKEFKPTMKEEMRAKEIQKWNTAIVKTKTV, encoded by the coding sequence GTGAAGAATTATATCATTGGGATTGATGCGGGGACTACAGGAATTAGGACATTTTGTTTTGATACGAAGGGGAAGGTGATTTCGGTTGCTTACGAAGAGTTCAAACAGATTTTTCCAAAAGCAGGATGGGTGGAGCACAACGCTCTTGAAATCTGGCAAAAGACAGAAAAATTAATCCTTCAGGCGATTAAGAAAGGAAAACTCAATCCTAAAAATGCTATTTGCATTGGTATCACTAATCAACGCGAAACAACTGTTCTATTTGATAAAAAGACCGGCAAACCGGTATATAACGCTATCGTCTGGCAATGCAGAAGAACTTCAGAAATTTGCACTGATTTAAAAGCAAAAGGGTTGGAATCTGATTTTAGAAATAGAACAGGTCTTGTCTTAGATGCTTATTTTAGTGGCACAAAAATAAAATGGATTTTAGATAATGTTGGTGGGGCTCGCGATAAAGCAAATAGAGGCGAATTGCTATTTGGCACAATTGATACCTGGCTATTGTATAAACTCACAAAGGGTAAGTCTCATATGACCGACCATACAAATGCTTCGAGAACTTTAATCTATAATATCAAAGACAAAAAATGGGATGTAGATCTTTTAAATATTCTAAATATTCCTGCATCCATTTTACCCGAAACTCACACTTCTCGCTATGAATTTGGAAAGACAGAAGGCGTTAAGGGGCTACCCGATGGTATCCCCATAACTGCTCTTGTAGGAGATCAACAGGGTGCTCTCTTCGGTCAACTCTGCACAGAAGTAGGAGAAGCAAAAAATACCTATGGAACCGGATGCTTCTTATTATTTAACATCGGAAATGATTTTCAAATTTCTAAGAATGGACTCATTACTACTCTTGCCTGTGGTCCTGAGGGTAATACTGTTTATGCACTCGAAGGCTCTGTATTTATTGGCGGTGCTGTCATTCAATGGCTACGTGACTATATGAAATTCTTCAAAGATTCTAAAGATACTTTTAAAATCGTAAAATCGCTCAAGCACGAAGATGATATTGTATTTGTTCCTGCCTTTGCTGGACTTGGTGCTCCTCATTGGGATATGAATGCTCGTGGCGCATTATACGGTATTACCCGTGATACGAATCAAGCTCAAATAGTGAGAGCCGCTCTTAAGTCTATTGCGCTTCAATCTTATGAGCTTGTTTCTGCAATGGAAAATGATACAGGTAAAGCTCTAAAGATTTTAAAAGTAGATGGGGGAGCGACTAACAACGAATACCTCATGCAATACCAGGCTGACATCATCGGCAAGAAAGTCCAACGTCCGGACAATGTGGATACTACTGTGCTTGGGGCGGCTTACTTAGCAGGACTTGAATCTAAAGTTTTTTCTTCCGTCGAAAGTCTAAAAGCGATGAACAAAAAATTCAAAGAATTTAAGCCTACCATGAAAGAAGAAATGCGAGCCAAAGAAATTCAAAAATGGAACACGGCCATTGTGAAAACAAAGACCGTTTAA
- a CDS encoding TRL-like family protein, with product MSNLKTTEIIKTHFQFYLIRYMFVSAIILLSSCTGVNLRSWPIPMSPNTHPIESYSEGGVLLKGGVFYHFGSSVSYSGQAKLEKSGRACSHSFLYLVAFGSSRIYDAKVDGAINHIGMIEEEVLAILGGFYHRHCTIVVGESR from the coding sequence ATGTCAAATCTTAAGACAACAGAAATTATTAAGACACACTTTCAATTTTACCTAATTCGATATATGTTCGTTAGTGCAATCATATTATTGAGTTCTTGCACCGGTGTGAATTTACGATCATGGCCTATACCGATGTCTCCGAATACTCATCCGATAGAATCCTATTCAGAGGGTGGAGTATTATTAAAAGGCGGAGTGTTCTATCATTTTGGATCGAGTGTATCGTATTCTGGTCAGGCAAAATTAGAGAAGAGTGGCAGAGCGTGCTCTCATTCATTTTTATACTTAGTAGCCTTTGGGAGTTCTCGCATCTATGATGCGAAAGTAGATGGAGCCATCAATCATATCGGTATGATAGAAGAAGAAGTGTTAGCGATACTGGGTGGTTTTTATCATAGACATTGCACGATAGTAGTAGGAGAGTCTAGATGA
- a CDS encoding TRL-like family protein, whose protein sequence is MKRLQMILLLLLFNCASGPVGGLVFTNYEYAGEVNPDSSIPILAEAKGCQFTLLGLFSVGDSSAGQIASNVGIRRIATIDHSTISILHVLFVRNCTIITGATY, encoded by the coding sequence ATGAAGAGACTCCAGATGATTTTACTTTTATTATTATTTAATTGTGCCTCCGGTCCTGTGGGCGGATTAGTATTTACCAATTATGAATATGCGGGAGAGGTTAATCCTGATTCGTCGATCCCGATACTAGCAGAGGCGAAGGGCTGTCAGTTTACGTTACTTGGATTATTTTCAGTTGGGGATTCAAGTGCGGGTCAAATAGCAAGCAATGTAGGAATTAGACGAATCGCGACGATAGATCATTCAACCATATCGATCTTGCATGTGTTGTTTGTTCGCAACTGCACGATCATAACAGGAGCGACCTACTGA
- a CDS encoding TRL-like family protein, with translation MRKMILLLILMSMSSCITTISPGIIFNNTAEHVYKDRTTSQLGSGRIMKMEKSCTYNSIVFAFFYHGKVASAASVAREGGITKIGVVDYSSFNILGPLFYSNCIIVWGDIE, from the coding sequence ATGCGAAAGATGATTTTATTATTAATCCTAATGAGTATGAGTTCGTGCATAACGACGATTTCTCCCGGTATTATATTTAACAACACAGCGGAGCATGTGTATAAGGATAGAACGACGAGTCAGTTGGGAAGTGGTCGTATAATGAAGATGGAGAAGTCGTGCACGTATAACTCGATAGTATTTGCCTTTTTTTATCATGGGAAAGTAGCGAGCGCAGCGAGTGTAGCTCGAGAGGGCGGTATAACGAAGATAGGTGTAGTAGATTATTCTTCGTTTAATATTCTAGGTCCTTTGTTTTATTCTAATTGTATTATTGTATGGGGAGATATCGAATGA
- a CDS encoding TRL-like family protein, with protein sequence MKRLQMILLLLLFNCASGPVGGLVFSNYEYAGEVNPDSSIPILAEAKGCQFTLLGLFSVGDSSAGQIASNVGIRRIATIDHSTISILHVLFVRNCTIITGATY encoded by the coding sequence ATGAAGAGACTCCAGATGATTTTACTTTTATTATTATTTAATTGTGCCTCTGGTCCTGTGGGCGGATTAGTATTTAGTAATTATGAATATGCAGGAGAGGTTAATCCTGATTCGTCGATCCCGATACTAGCAGAGGCGAAGGGCTGTCAGTTTACGTTACTTGGATTATTTTCAGTTGGGGATTCAAGTGCGGGTCAAATAGCAAGCAATGTAGGAATCAGACGAATAGCGACAATAGATCATTCAACCATATCGATCTTGCATGTGTTGTTTGTTCGCAACTGCACGATCATAACAGGAGCGACCTACTGA
- a CDS encoding TRL-like family protein, with translation MRKIILLLILMSMSSCITTISPGIIFNNTAEHVYKDRTTSQLGSGRIMKMEKSCTYNSIVFAFFYHGKVASAASVAREGGITKIGVVDYSSFNILGPLFYSNCIIVWGDIE, from the coding sequence ATGCGAAAGATAATTTTATTATTAATCCTAATGAGTATGAGTTCGTGCATAACGACGATTTCGCCCGGTATTATATTTAACAACACAGCGGAGCATGTGTATAAGGATAGAACGACGAGTCAGTTGGGAAGTGGTCGTATAATGAAGATGGAGAAGTCGTGCACGTATAATTCTATAGTATTTGCCTTTTTTTATCATGGGAAAGTAGCGAGCGCAGCGAGTGTAGCTCGAGAGGGCGGTATAACGAAGATAGGTGTAGTAGATTATTCTTCGTTTAATATTCTAGGTCCTTTGTTTTATTCTAATTGTATTATTGTATGGGGAGATATCGAATGA
- a CDS encoding nuclear transport factor 2 family protein, translating into MKRIIHYSAILLFLLLVSQVQIQAEDLTEKKNIEEAIDRYFSTWSNMDMEGYESCFHPNAIIHFERSGDVREEKLSAFIEGQKNAHAYSTERMKEIPLSKKIQFDKGTAQVTVRWKLTSNSREQYGYDYFTLIKYKKKWKVIYLIFNND; encoded by the coding sequence ATGAAAAGAATAATTCATTACTCAGCTATACTTCTATTTTTATTATTAGTTTCTCAAGTTCAGATACAAGCAGAGGATTTAACTGAAAAGAAAAATATCGAAGAAGCAATTGATCGTTATTTTTCTACTTGGTCTAATATGGATATGGAAGGCTATGAATCTTGCTTTCATCCAAATGCAATCATTCATTTTGAAAGAAGTGGTGATGTAAGAGAAGAAAAATTATCCGCATTCATCGAAGGTCAAAAGAATGCACATGCGTATTCAACAGAAAGAATGAAAGAGATTCCACTGTCTAAAAAAATCCAATTCGATAAAGGAACAGCGCAAGTGACTGTGCGGTGGAAATTAACATCGAATAGCCGCGAGCAATATGGATATGATTATTTTACCCTTATCAAGTATAAAAAGAAGTGGAAGGTTATTTACCTAATATTTAACAATGACTAG
- a CDS encoding von Willebrand factor type A domain-containing protein — MNQSKFYRLIAIILFLGSCSGANTRKSSFYKDNAPAYEALSGNEFVATKKMSNSFFPLEASTTSYANFKESVENGYYPSNIYTEELLNSFTYNFEKPKDKKNIGLHLETAISPWDSKRKLIQIGISSIKEEREEKLDTPSKNIIFAIDTSGSMQGTGRMELAKNSMKAFIQGLNSRDTVATLQYTNDAKIILPPTSMNAKNRILESISNLRVDGGTNAWTGILLAYKLAKDMKLNKDQTKIVIITDGDFGGVNNDEFMALVEKENRVGINLSILGFSTSSVDLMDTLVARKKGEAYYINSFEDAKKSLSSQSWLIGNSLAKEMSINVKFNTEQVESFRLIGFEKYNRSKTKTNYEAGGDYSYIALYEVFTYPQIKQNELISVRLTYKTEKGQTEEIKETLLDKENSIWNSSDNFRFAAGVAGLSMILNNSKEKGKVDFNMVIHLIQTATTYDPDGTRREFLNLVNRLKHL; from the coding sequence ATGAATCAAAGTAAATTTTACAGACTAATAGCCATTATACTTTTTTTAGGTTCCTGTTCCGGTGCAAACACTCGCAAAAGCTCTTTTTATAAGGACAATGCTCCTGCGTATGAAGCACTTTCAGGAAATGAATTTGTAGCTACTAAAAAAATGAGTAACTCTTTTTTTCCATTGGAGGCATCTACCACTTCGTATGCAAATTTCAAAGAATCCGTGGAAAACGGCTATTATCCTTCAAACATATACACCGAGGAATTACTCAATTCATTCACGTATAATTTTGAAAAGCCTAAAGATAAAAAAAATATTGGCTTACATTTAGAAACTGCAATTTCTCCCTGGGATAGTAAAAGAAAGTTAATTCAAATCGGAATTAGTTCAATCAAAGAAGAAAGAGAAGAAAAACTAGATACTCCTTCCAAGAATATAATTTTTGCGATAGATACTTCTGGCTCGATGCAAGGAACGGGCAGAATGGAGCTTGCAAAGAATTCAATGAAGGCATTTATTCAAGGATTAAATTCCAGGGATACTGTGGCTACTCTTCAGTATACGAATGATGCAAAAATTATTCTACCTCCAACGAGCATGAATGCCAAGAATAGAATCCTGGAATCCATATCCAATTTACGAGTCGATGGTGGCACGAATGCGTGGACCGGAATACTTCTTGCGTATAAACTGGCGAAAGATATGAAATTAAACAAAGATCAAACAAAGATCGTTATCATTACAGATGGTGACTTTGGTGGAGTAAATAACGATGAGTTTATGGCACTAGTCGAAAAAGAAAACAGAGTCGGAATCAATCTTTCTATATTAGGTTTTTCGACTAGTTCAGTAGATTTAATGGATACGTTAGTTGCTAGAAAGAAAGGAGAAGCATACTATATCAATTCATTTGAAGATGCAAAGAAAAGTCTTTCCAGCCAATCCTGGTTAATCGGAAATAGCCTCGCAAAAGAGATGAGCATAAACGTAAAATTTAATACCGAACAAGTAGAGTCTTTTAGATTAATTGGCTTTGAAAAATACAATCGAAGCAAAACAAAAACCAACTATGAAGCAGGCGGAGACTATTCTTACATTGCATTGTACGAAGTTTTTACCTACCCGCAAATCAAACAAAATGAATTAATCTCAGTCCGCCTCACTTACAAAACTGAGAAAGGACAAACAGAGGAAATCAAAGAAACACTTCTCGACAAAGAGAATTCTATCTGGAACTCTTCCGACAACTTTCGCTTTGCCGCAGGAGTTGCAGGGCTTAGTATGATTTTAAATAATTCCAAAGAGAAGGGAAAAGTCGATTTTAATATGGTAATTCACTTGATTCAAACAGCTACTACTTACGACCCTGATGGAACAAGGCGAGAATTTTTAAATCTAGTAAATAGACTCAAACATTTATAA
- a CDS encoding response regulator → MKPVQVMIVEDEAIVSIDIRENLINFGYQVVGISSSGEDAIKNALKNRPEIILMDIELEGEMNGIETARQIKSQLDIPVIYLTSFSDDTMLAKALETEPSGYLLKPFFARELHTTIQTAINKSAIEKEFKRDRKNHIPKNLETLLGDLIFSQNTDKTIPYFFPLEELAIPLGYTKDEVARMANLIIPLLIHGEDFILIENYFRQIITNPGQKSEVELRLKHKSGIYRWFQLTGIFHSIDQEHGKVIHSAKDITWIKNLEYTSHISREKLTAISNNPYFGIAILDMNAKILNMNPTIETLTGYSKEDLNWLHFSDFIGAKELKSICENFEKLKQGKLETFQAEVLIKPQLGGTLWGYMVFNAIYNQEKIIDRVVCTLVDISESKLFRKQSI, encoded by the coding sequence ATGAAACCGGTGCAGGTCATGATAGTAGAAGATGAGGCAATTGTTAGCATTGATATTCGCGAGAATCTTATCAATTTTGGCTATCAGGTAGTTGGAATCTCCAGCTCTGGCGAAGACGCAATTAAAAACGCGCTAAAAAATCGACCAGAAATAATTCTGATGGATATTGAGTTAGAAGGAGAAATGAATGGAATCGAAACAGCAAGACAAATTAAAAGTCAGCTCGATATTCCGGTTATATATTTAACATCTTTTAGCGATGATACAATGCTTGCAAAAGCTTTAGAGACGGAACCTTCTGGATATTTATTAAAACCATTCTTTGCTAGAGAATTACATACAACTATTCAAACAGCGATTAACAAAAGTGCAATAGAAAAAGAGTTCAAACGAGATAGAAAAAATCACATCCCTAAAAATCTAGAGACTCTTCTTGGCGATTTAATTTTCAGTCAAAATACGGATAAAACAATTCCTTATTTTTTTCCTCTGGAAGAATTGGCAATTCCTTTAGGCTATACGAAAGACGAGGTTGCGCGTATGGCTAATTTAATTATACCGCTTCTCATTCACGGGGAAGATTTTATTCTTATCGAAAACTATTTTAGACAAATCATAACAAATCCCGGTCAAAAATCAGAAGTAGAATTAAGATTAAAGCATAAAAGCGGAATTTACCGCTGGTTTCAGTTGACCGGAATTTTTCATTCAATAGATCAAGAGCACGGAAAAGTCATTCACAGTGCGAAAGATATTACTTGGATTAAAAACTTAGAATATACCTCTCATATATCACGGGAAAAACTAACGGCTATCAGCAATAATCCTTATTTTGGAATCGCCATCCTTGATATGAATGCAAAAATATTAAATATGAATCCTACCATTGAAACACTTACAGGTTATTCAAAAGAGGATTTGAATTGGTTGCACTTTTCTGATTTCATTGGAGCAAAAGAACTTAAGTCTATTTGTGAAAATTTCGAAAAGCTAAAGCAGGGAAAATTAGAAACTTTTCAAGCTGAAGTTCTAATCAAACCACAGCTTGGTGGAACACTTTGGGGTTACATGGTATTTAACGCAATCTACAATCAAGAAAAAATAATAGACAGAGTAGTTTGCACGTTAGTAGATATATCCGAATCAAAACTTTTTAGAAAGCAATCCATTTAA
- the msrB gene encoding peptide-methionine (R)-S-oxide reductase MsrB → MKNISFLPFWKQFRISLNCMEKINKTEDEWKAELTTQTFQVLRKHGTERAFSGEYNDHHDDGTYVCAGCGNALFDSKVKFNSGTGWPSFYEPITPDAVETTTDTKFFMTRTEVHCAKCDGHLGHVFTDGPMPTGMRYCMNSVSLKFQKEKI, encoded by the coding sequence ATGAAAAACATATCCTTCTTGCCATTCTGGAAACAATTTAGAATTAGTCTAAATTGTATGGAAAAAATTAATAAAACAGAAGATGAATGGAAGGCAGAGCTTACAACGCAAACTTTCCAAGTTTTGCGTAAGCATGGAACGGAGAGAGCATTTTCCGGAGAATACAATGATCATCACGATGATGGAACCTATGTTTGTGCCGGTTGTGGAAATGCACTCTTTGATTCGAAAGTAAAATTTAATTCTGGCACTGGCTGGCCTAGTTTCTATGAGCCGATCACACCTGACGCAGTCGAAACGACTACAGATACGAAATTTTTTATGACGAGAACGGAGGTGCACTGTGCTAAATGTGACGGGCATCTCGGACATGTTTTTACGGATGGACCAATGCCTACAGGTATGCGTTATTGCATGAATTCAGTTTCATTAAAATTTCAGAAGGAGAAAATATGA
- a CDS encoding PaaI family thioesterase — protein MKLVSKKNLSFGSSPDNNDGLQLRITFDEDTKTAYGDYTCPAKFQGSPDAIHPGIIATILDEIMIKINEAMNFETMTGELTVRYLQPAFINEPLHLRGWFVKKNKKVIENRAEIENEIGKIVARGKGKYMEAGD, from the coding sequence ATGAAGTTAGTATCGAAGAAGAATTTAAGTTTTGGTTCAAGTCCTGATAATAATGATGGATTACAGCTTAGAATAACATTTGATGAAGATACTAAAACAGCCTACGGGGATTATACCTGTCCTGCTAAGTTTCAAGGATCGCCCGATGCCATTCATCCGGGAATCATAGCTACCATTTTAGATGAGATCATGATTAAGATCAATGAAGCCATGAATTTTGAAACAATGACTGGCGAATTGACTGTTCGATATCTTCAACCAGCTTTTATCAATGAGCCTCTGCACTTGCGTGGTTGGTTTGTAAAGAAAAACAAAAAAGTCATTGAGAATAGAGCCGAGATTGAAAACGAAATTGGAAAAATTGTTGCCCGTGGAAAAGGAAAATACATGGAAGCAGGCGACTAA